A genome region from Bacillaceae bacterium IKA-2 includes the following:
- a CDS encoding VPA1262 family protein: MLDNNQLLFNFEQLRSDNKLEHVMKSDAACQLQMWVLEINQEQCNSQRLLYAWVIPTAYNDGKWYKTDVVTKWSPKASEYKVNIIKFTFYSNGGSIGSLMSSLLQGNSLSKACEKNSLTNPPKVIAEFKLSFNESNNYVVRPTVFLETDLLCEMYQDYFRPLKSPSNDVSSFCGSLFSLEKMQIFGELETIDKPIDSVDELAKFCIITLKKETGLLFNSSDSSRLGNIEWLSFPLSEPEDSPIDFCVVKEDTSNQSEKFMVREVGFNEVDIYLRPGISLSNDSILIRCRLRNEHEIILDQIELVQVKEAEKGIRFSANQHVSSVQLTIWVPDLESNRWNIWYEQNTPLMREMNLAMGLIGLQASVGLSTLKDLKNSQKVKSRVQHYEQVKQTSYQQSKISGYIDDPWVPASRGINNYTKRLFPTKSKGKFFPKGWGDEGPAVLTFAEWFQTLTNNSESKLITIMDPYFDTVGVELIAHSSTTNTAFEVITCTQIKSEDDKIQGQTNNDQARLEKDQEPGRAIRIKKACNNLRLILSRLDLNIRDIRSNDSGKSQYFHDRYILIYDLFGVILEGYHLSNSLQAATRLAPLLVTPIPIDILEEVGTYVEAVRKSEPPTVNNASAIPIYSKEAVVAPAITVNNDSNKDLLYRLTQTSLFFSELLQDPDFISEDFELIKEKLLGLGLLSSDDYHFVIENEEEVSQKLFAFSKVLVEVNDRQFSILWESFSYWLANICISEKYLNKVCELTGYMLVERIKTYFINQSERPVVNSNETQEMAILRNSQFLQSSYKKSLYNAYLILDGHYYDRLYGFYHFQYATLAILYIQPSLIAEILDASYRQVVKTKETHNLTGSYLLNGLIRHFLFKSNSELIQALLMSKTPSLRALGSQALWLDIKDSIQFNDHAAHNLIELAETERILAYSEWIYHLRVEANRNGFESEEIKTKRKIIFSQIIENWHDKLSKNEKEWIINRLCGPSVGSWAKDIYCDLMTKLVDDNKMIAGEAKLFWVSLLMDKIKVSEVKNNDISFYAQTDIALTELCASILPTLSDESWSLIIKQIRREINTCNREIRRPFEKNNNFKNWNNTKKRGLWLKTFLEITYEIVKDIDEDKKLEVIDLYNIMDKKMKDTTDSTDIALSDFANAQIKIK; the protein is encoded by the coding sequence ATGCTAGATAATAACCAGCTACTATTCAACTTTGAACAGTTAAGATCTGATAATAAACTTGAACATGTAATGAAGAGCGATGCAGCATGTCAGCTTCAAATGTGGGTGCTGGAAATTAATCAGGAACAATGTAATTCTCAAAGGTTGTTATATGCTTGGGTAATTCCAACTGCTTATAATGATGGAAAATGGTATAAGACAGATGTGGTGACAAAATGGTCTCCAAAGGCCAGTGAATATAAAGTAAATATAATCAAATTCACTTTTTATTCTAATGGGGGTTCAATCGGTTCACTAATGTCCTCTTTATTACAGGGAAATTCCCTTTCTAAAGCGTGTGAAAAGAACAGTTTAACAAATCCTCCTAAAGTTATTGCAGAATTTAAATTGAGCTTCAACGAAAGTAACAATTATGTTGTTCGCCCTACTGTTTTTCTAGAAACAGATTTACTTTGTGAAATGTATCAAGATTATTTTCGTCCATTAAAAAGCCCTTCTAATGATGTGTCTTCTTTTTGTGGTTCATTATTCTCCCTAGAGAAAATGCAAATCTTTGGAGAGCTAGAAACTATTGATAAACCAATAGATAGCGTAGATGAATTAGCAAAATTTTGTATTATTACATTGAAGAAGGAAACAGGTCTTCTATTTAATAGTAGTGATAGTAGTAGGTTGGGTAATATAGAATGGCTTTCATTCCCTTTATCAGAGCCAGAAGATTCACCGATTGACTTTTGTGTAGTTAAAGAAGATACATCAAACCAAAGTGAAAAATTTATGGTGAGGGAAGTCGGTTTTAACGAAGTTGATATATACTTGCGACCTGGAATAAGTTTATCAAACGATAGTATACTTATTCGATGTCGATTAAGAAACGAACATGAAATTATCTTAGACCAAATTGAGTTAGTACAAGTTAAAGAAGCTGAGAAAGGTATACGCTTTTCTGCAAATCAACATGTAAGCAGTGTTCAATTAACTATTTGGGTTCCTGATTTAGAAAGTAATCGATGGAATATATGGTATGAACAAAATACCCCCTTGATGAGAGAAATGAACCTAGCTATGGGATTAATCGGATTACAAGCAAGTGTAGGACTTAGTACTTTAAAAGACTTGAAAAACTCGCAAAAAGTTAAAAGTCGAGTGCAGCATTATGAGCAGGTAAAACAAACAAGTTATCAACAATCAAAGATTAGTGGTTATATAGACGATCCCTGGGTCCCGGCTTCTAGAGGAATAAATAATTATACAAAGCGTCTATTTCCTACAAAATCAAAAGGTAAGTTTTTTCCGAAAGGTTGGGGTGATGAGGGACCTGCGGTACTTACTTTTGCTGAATGGTTTCAAACACTGACAAATAATTCAGAAAGTAAGTTGATTACAATTATGGATCCGTACTTTGATACAGTAGGTGTAGAGCTGATAGCACATTCTTCTACAACTAATACTGCATTTGAAGTTATTACATGTACTCAAATTAAATCAGAGGATGATAAAATTCAAGGCCAAACAAACAATGATCAAGCTAGATTAGAAAAAGATCAAGAGCCAGGACGCGCCATTCGTATAAAAAAGGCATGTAATAATCTTCGGTTAATATTGTCCCGCTTAGATCTTAATATACGGGATATTCGCAGTAATGATAGTGGTAAAAGCCAATATTTTCATGATAGATATATTTTAATATATGATTTATTTGGAGTTATTTTAGAAGGTTATCATTTATCGAATTCATTACAGGCGGCGACAAGGCTTGCACCATTGTTGGTAACCCCTATTCCGATTGATATATTAGAGGAAGTGGGAACTTATGTAGAGGCGGTAAGGAAGTCAGAACCACCTACTGTTAATAATGCTTCGGCAATACCAATATATTCTAAAGAAGCGGTAGTAGCACCTGCCATTACTGTTAATAACGATAGTAACAAGGATTTGTTATATAGACTCACTCAAACAAGTTTGTTCTTCTCAGAATTGTTACAAGACCCTGATTTTATTTCAGAAGATTTTGAACTTATAAAAGAGAAATTGTTGGGTTTAGGGTTACTTAGTTCTGATGACTATCATTTTGTTATAGAAAATGAAGAAGAGGTAAGTCAAAAGTTATTTGCCTTCTCTAAGGTATTAGTTGAGGTAAATGATAGACAGTTTTCAATACTATGGGAGAGTTTTTCTTATTGGTTAGCAAATATATGTATTTCTGAAAAATACTTAAATAAAGTATGCGAACTTACTGGTTATATGCTAGTAGAAAGAATTAAAACTTACTTTATAAACCAAAGCGAAAGGCCTGTGGTAAATTCCAATGAAACACAAGAAATGGCGATACTTCGAAATAGTCAATTTCTCCAAAGTTCTTATAAAAAATCTTTATATAATGCTTATTTAATATTAGATGGGCATTATTATGATCGCTTATATGGCTTTTATCATTTTCAATATGCAACACTAGCTATTCTTTATATACAGCCTTCGCTTATTGCGGAGATTTTGGATGCATCATATAGGCAAGTGGTCAAGACAAAAGAAACCCATAATCTAACAGGCTCTTATTTGTTAAATGGTTTGATTAGGCATTTTTTATTTAAGTCAAATTCTGAATTGATACAGGCTTTATTAATGTCGAAAACTCCCTCTTTGCGTGCATTAGGCTCTCAAGCTTTATGGTTGGATATTAAAGATAGTATTCAGTTTAATGATCATGCTGCACATAATCTTATTGAATTAGCTGAAACAGAGCGTATATTAGCATATTCGGAGTGGATTTATCATTTGCGTGTAGAAGCGAACAGAAATGGATTTGAGTCAGAAGAAATAAAAACCAAAAGGAAAATTATTTTTTCTCAAATTATTGAAAACTGGCATGATAAATTATCGAAGAACGAAAAAGAATGGATTATAAATCGCTTATGTGGACCATCTGTAGGAAGTTGGGCAAAAGATATATATTGTGATTTAATGACAAAGTTGGTCGATGATAACAAAATGATTGCTGGTGAAGCCAAGTTATTTTGGGTTTCGTTATTAATGGATAAAATAAAAGTTAGTGAAGTTAAAAATAATGATATTTCTTTTTATGCTCAAACAGATATCGCTCTTACTGAACTTTGCGCTAGCATTTTACCAACCCTATCAGACGAATCTTGGAGTTTAATAATTAAACAGATACGACGAGAAATTAATACATGTAATAGAGAAATTCGTCGCCCGTTTGAAAAAAATAATAACTTTAAGAACTGGAACAATACAAAAAAGCGCGGACTTTGGTTGAAAACATTTTTAGAAATCACATATGAAATAGTCAAAGACATTGATGAGGACAAAAAGCTAGAAGTTATTGATTTATATAATATTATGGATAAAAAAATGAAAGATACTACGGATAGTACAGATATTGCATTATCCGATTTCGCAAATGCTCAAATAAAAATTAAGTAA
- a CDS encoding ATP-dependent helicase, with translation MNSINSDVQIPIEQHFRVSAGPGAGKTYWLVEHIKNVLHTSKRLGKTRKIACITYTNIAVETILSRLGTTADQVEVSTIHSFLYKHIVKPYASFLVADYGLNVSNIDGHDDVILSNYSFLKDWKIKTNQQRITEDNLLIRAISSTKWKFDSSGDLIVNTDYPHKIGAYPIKVNSYFEYKKMAWGKGVIHHDDVLFFSYQLIKKHPFILAILQAKFPYYFVDEFQDTNPIQVEILKLIGEIETVVGIIGDEAQSIYGFQGAEPKQFRSFDLPNIIDYVISDNRRSTNQIIDVLNCVRTDIKQKKYRDEDGDKPVIIVGEMILALRKAKELSNNELVFSLSRNNITSNAMKKEVSGTSFNNKLIEELTANDKPSSSNKYRSKVVIACLKATEYARERKFKDAIKELERIFKDKDDKDKGKREALKHICLLLKRYDEFKDKSLLDFYTIVKNQIKSDISNLARGAAKTFYEGHSYQELVLCVKISEDLSNDKTIHKAKGDEFKNVLVILKDKSDFEFLLNSNLNNKEEQRIYYVAISRAKERLFINIPSLSKVDLSELENMFEIIKI, from the coding sequence ATGAATTCAATAAATTCGGATGTACAAATACCGATCGAACAGCATTTTAGAGTTTCAGCTGGACCAGGTGCAGGTAAAACATATTGGTTAGTAGAGCACATAAAAAATGTGTTGCATACTTCGAAAAGATTAGGAAAAACTCGTAAAATTGCATGTATTACTTATACAAATATTGCAGTTGAAACAATTTTAAGTCGCTTAGGGACAACTGCTGACCAAGTAGAAGTTTCTACGATTCATAGCTTCTTATACAAGCATATAGTAAAACCATATGCTTCATTTCTGGTTGCTGATTATGGGCTGAATGTGTCTAATATTGATGGGCATGATGATGTTATCTTATCAAATTATTCTTTTTTGAAAGATTGGAAAATTAAGACTAACCAGCAAAGAATTACGGAAGATAATTTGTTGATAAGAGCTATTAGTTCAACAAAATGGAAATTTGATAGTTCAGGTGATTTAATTGTTAATACTGATTATCCGCATAAAATTGGAGCATATCCAATCAAAGTTAATTCCTACTTTGAATATAAGAAAATGGCTTGGGGAAAAGGCGTAATTCATCATGATGATGTACTCTTTTTTAGCTATCAACTTATAAAAAAACACCCTTTTATCTTGGCAATTTTACAAGCTAAGTTTCCTTATTACTTTGTGGATGAATTCCAGGATACTAACCCAATTCAAGTTGAAATTTTGAAATTAATTGGTGAAATTGAGACTGTCGTTGGGATAATTGGTGATGAGGCACAATCTATTTATGGATTCCAAGGTGCAGAACCAAAACAATTTCGTTCTTTTGATTTACCAAATATAATAGATTATGTAATATCTGATAATAGGAGAAGTACAAATCAAATCATAGATGTATTGAATTGTGTTCGTACGGATATTAAACAGAAAAAATACAGAGATGAAGATGGAGATAAACCAGTAATTATTGTTGGTGAAATGATATTAGCGCTTAGAAAAGCAAAGGAACTAAGTAATAACGAATTAGTGTTTTCGTTATCAAGAAATAATATTACTTCAAATGCAATGAAGAAAGAGGTCAGTGGAACTTCTTTTAATAATAAATTAATTGAAGAACTTACAGCTAATGATAAACCTAGTAGTAGTAATAAATATAGAAGTAAAGTAGTTATTGCTTGTCTAAAAGCTACTGAATATGCACGCGAAAGGAAATTTAAAGATGCTATCAAAGAACTAGAAAGGATTTTCAAAGATAAAGATGACAAGGATAAAGGGAAAAGAGAGGCTTTAAAACATATCTGTTTACTTTTGAAAAGATATGATGAATTTAAAGATAAATCCTTACTTGATTTTTATACTATTGTTAAAAACCAAATTAAATCAGATATTTCAAATTTAGCAAGAGGAGCAGCTAAAACCTTTTATGAAGGGCACAGCTATCAAGAGTTAGTTTTGTGTGTAAAGATAAGCGAGGATCTTAGTAATGATAAAACTATTCACAAAGCCAAAGGAGATGAATTTAAAAATGTGTTAGTTATTTTGAAAGATAAAAGTGATTTTGAGTTTCTTTTGAACTCGAATTTAAATAACAAAGAAGAACAACGAATTTATTATGTCGCTATAAGTAGGGCAAAGGAGCGGTTGTTTATTAATATACCTTCATTATCTAAGGTGGATTTATCAGAGTTAGAAAATATGTTCGAAATTATTAAAATATGA
- a CDS encoding DEAD/DEAH box helicase family protein yields MIRVPNGEELFDFQKEASEWLLNNSGPDSDNQLLIMKAPTGSGKTVILLNYIDDYLNFIGDKTAFVWLSIGSGELEEQSKTKMDYYLPDRSSKTLEDTLLSGFKAGDVTFINWESVTKKGNRALKYGEMKNIKDRIAEAHKAGLNFIIIVDEEHLNKTAKAQDFIDNFSADNMIRVSATTIKNDSAKSYEISEAEVIASGLITSAMYVNDGVDVAKSDINTEYEYLLDLAISKRNEIHSEYEELNKNIRPLVLIQFPNASEELVTRVEHYLEEKGYSYKNNFLAKWLAEEKINIDGIEKMDATPEFLICKQAISTGWDCPRAKILVKLRENMTEQFETQTIGRIRRMPEAKHYDNDILDNCFMYTFDEDYKDAVLNEGNAFERKEVFIKLGGKELILIKQVRDTASQNYGQREVRSILSKYLVNKYKLKKDRNLEAKEYNMKKLEADSWVFGTQIDRIYKKGKFVKISDLIGMDPTKHASISYEVNTHTHGRDVMHNINELHKIISISDSVVRSIVKTLFHKKEYRRADNLLALDNREWYAFIINNRNRLKDLFYEVKSQGLQVNENSEQIELAFFKEREFKIPLSEVYRFDSQANLNLFGEDFESNVYDGYQKNMVTDKTRSGIEQKFENYCEDNSNVEWYYKNGDKGDKYLSIAYRDGVGKIRLFYPDYIVKLQSGDIWSIETKGGERSGQSQNIDKLAEIKFDAFKEYARRHKEINWGFVRDLNNQLFINKTKYSEVIYQSEEWKLLKDNF; encoded by the coding sequence ATGATTCGCGTTCCTAACGGTGAAGAACTATTCGATTTTCAAAAAGAAGCTTCAGAATGGTTATTGAACAACTCTGGTCCTGATTCAGATAATCAATTACTAATTATGAAAGCACCGACTGGTTCAGGAAAGACAGTCATTCTACTTAATTATATTGATGACTATCTTAATTTTATAGGGGATAAAACTGCCTTTGTCTGGTTATCAATAGGTTCGGGTGAGTTAGAAGAACAATCCAAAACTAAAATGGATTATTATCTTCCTGATAGAAGTTCAAAAACGCTTGAAGATACGTTGTTATCAGGTTTTAAAGCTGGTGATGTAACATTTATCAATTGGGAATCAGTTACTAAAAAAGGTAATCGAGCTTTGAAGTACGGTGAGATGAAAAATATCAAAGACCGTATTGCGGAAGCTCATAAGGCTGGATTAAATTTTATTATTATTGTGGACGAAGAACACCTAAATAAGACAGCAAAAGCCCAAGACTTCATAGATAATTTCTCAGCTGATAACATGATTCGTGTGTCGGCAACGACCATTAAAAATGATTCGGCTAAAAGTTATGAAATATCCGAAGCGGAAGTAATAGCTAGTGGTCTAATAACTAGTGCGATGTATGTCAATGATGGTGTAGATGTAGCTAAATCAGATATTAATACTGAATATGAATATCTACTAGATTTAGCAATTTCAAAGAGAAACGAGATACATTCGGAGTATGAGGAATTGAATAAAAATATTCGGCCTCTAGTGTTGATTCAATTCCCTAATGCATCGGAAGAATTAGTCACACGTGTCGAACATTATCTTGAAGAAAAAGGGTATAGTTACAAAAATAATTTCTTAGCAAAATGGCTAGCAGAAGAAAAAATCAATATAGATGGAATCGAAAAAATGGATGCTACTCCAGAATTCCTAATATGTAAACAAGCAATTTCAACAGGTTGGGATTGCCCGAGAGCAAAAATATTAGTGAAATTACGTGAGAACATGACTGAGCAGTTCGAAACGCAAACAATTGGTCGTATACGACGGATGCCTGAGGCGAAGCATTATGACAACGATATTCTAGATAATTGCTTTATGTATACCTTTGATGAAGATTATAAAGATGCTGTTCTTAATGAAGGAAATGCATTTGAACGGAAGGAAGTTTTTATCAAGCTTGGAGGTAAAGAACTGATTTTAATAAAACAAGTCCGTGATACAGCTTCACAGAACTATGGACAACGTGAAGTTCGTTCGATTCTTTCAAAGTACTTGGTTAATAAATATAAATTGAAAAAAGATAGAAATTTAGAAGCAAAAGAGTATAATATGAAAAAATTAGAAGCAGATTCTTGGGTGTTTGGAACACAAATTGATCGAATCTATAAAAAGGGTAAATTTGTAAAAATTTCCGATCTTATTGGCATGGATCCTACGAAGCATGCTAGTATTTCATATGAAGTTAATACACATACACATGGTCGAGATGTAATGCATAATATCAATGAGTTGCATAAAATCATTTCAATTAGTGACTCAGTTGTCCGTTCTATTGTGAAGACGCTATTCCATAAGAAAGAGTATCGTCGTGCTGATAATTTATTGGCGCTAGATAACCGTGAATGGTATGCATTTATCATTAATAATCGTAATAGACTAAAGGACCTGTTCTATGAAGTGAAAAGCCAAGGTCTTCAAGTAAATGAAAATTCTGAGCAAATAGAACTAGCTTTCTTTAAAGAAAGGGAGTTTAAGATCCCTTTATCTGAAGTGTATAGATTTGATTCACAAGCGAATCTTAATTTATTTGGAGAAGATTTTGAAAGTAATGTTTATGACGGCTATCAGAAAAATATGGTAACAGATAAAACACGTTCTGGGATTGAGCAAAAGTTTGAAAATTATTGTGAAGATAATTCAAATGTTGAATGGTACTACAAAAATGGAGACAAAGGAGATAAATATTTATCAATCGCTTATCGTGATGGGGTAGGTAAAATCCGTTTATTCTATCCTGACTACATTGTTAAGCTTCAAAGTGGAGATATTTGGAGTATAGAAACAAAAGGCGGAGAACGTTCAGGGCAGAGTCAAAATATTGATAAACTAGCGGAGATTAAATTTGATGCATTTAAAGAATATGCTCGGCGACATAAAGAAATTAATTGGGGATTTGTTCGTGACCTAAATAATCAATTATTTATAAATAAAACTAAGTATTCAGAAGTTATATATCAATCAGAAGAATGGAAACTGTTAAAAGACAATTTTTAA
- a CDS encoding HNH endonuclease, with protein sequence MKETLKSDAFYKKQQKLEFMDYFGDGYFAACRNIFTKSKAVEIQFNKDICQFNVDELTKLFKALESKSNQSFNTRYHVLYHYLQHYVHLRTDRRNPFLLLNKHEWKKLGIIKTKKKFLSEEELDEQLLDKCKNAQDSCFIQLLFEGLCKEGIIKLKKTDIEWDTNRLNFKSSENKELSLYVSDKCMKLLEAACKQTDYIIKNGRAKRKIKEKLIDNEYVFRPQNSGRVKNKKAPVGEQLIYDKFIALKELSGISSLCARDIRRSGMIRYAVDLSIKDELPIEKFTSKDHWRVVAERFNINHNVKNNCILYENITNHIKPADIYELYGEYEEYKDKIDEFQLIEGEAEKEFISRKKRVQSPYFRKIISDAYSCCAITGETFQGVLEACHIQPYRDERSNHIQNGLLLREDIHTLLDEGFIAIDENYHVLVSPLLQSPYYQKYHGKQLLLPKNSKHYPSKQTLAYLITEYRKC encoded by the coding sequence ATGAAAGAGACACTTAAAAGTGATGCCTTCTATAAAAAACAACAAAAATTAGAGTTCATGGATTATTTCGGAGATGGTTATTTTGCAGCTTGTCGTAATATTTTTACGAAAAGTAAAGCTGTTGAAATCCAATTTAATAAAGATATTTGCCAATTTAACGTAGATGAGTTAACTAAACTATTTAAAGCGTTGGAATCTAAATCAAATCAATCTTTCAATACCCGTTACCATGTACTCTACCATTATTTACAACATTATGTGCACTTACGAACAGACCGACGAAATCCATTCCTACTTCTTAATAAACACGAATGGAAAAAGTTGGGGATTATTAAAACAAAGAAAAAATTCTTATCTGAAGAAGAGTTAGATGAACAACTATTGGATAAATGTAAAAATGCTCAAGATTCTTGCTTTATTCAATTGTTGTTCGAAGGTTTGTGTAAAGAGGGGATTATAAAGTTAAAAAAGACCGATATTGAATGGGACACTAATAGGTTAAACTTTAAAAGCTCAGAAAATAAAGAACTCTCTTTATACGTTTCAGATAAATGTATGAAGCTCCTTGAAGCTGCTTGTAAGCAAACTGATTACATAATTAAAAATGGAAGAGCGAAGAGAAAGATCAAAGAAAAACTCATAGATAATGAGTACGTGTTTCGCCCCCAAAATAGTGGAAGAGTAAAAAACAAAAAAGCGCCGGTAGGGGAACAATTAATCTATGACAAGTTTATAGCATTAAAAGAGTTGTCTGGCATATCATCATTGTGTGCACGGGATATTCGACGTAGTGGGATGATTAGGTATGCCGTTGATCTTAGCATCAAAGACGAATTGCCAATAGAAAAATTTACTAGTAAAGACCATTGGAGAGTAGTTGCTGAAAGATTCAATATAAATCATAACGTCAAAAATAATTGTATACTGTACGAAAACATAACCAACCATATAAAACCTGCTGACATATACGAACTATATGGAGAATACGAAGAATACAAAGACAAAATAGATGAATTTCAATTAATAGAAGGTGAAGCAGAAAAAGAATTTATCAGCAGGAAGAAAAGAGTGCAATCTCCATATTTCAGAAAAATTATTTCTGATGCTTATTCTTGTTGTGCAATAACAGGAGAAACATTTCAAGGAGTTTTAGAGGCTTGCCATATTCAGCCATACAGAGATGAACGCAGCAACCATATACAAAATGGACTCTTGCTAAGAGAAGATATTCATACATTATTGGATGAGGGATTTATCGCTATCGATGAAAATTACCATGTATTAGTCAGTCCATTATTGCAATCTCCCTATTATCAAAAATACCATGGTAAACAGCTTCTATTACCTAAAAACTCAAAACATTACCCTTCTAAGCAAACATTAGCTTATCTTATCACTGAATATCGAAAATGTTAA
- a CDS encoding AAA family ATPase, translated as MYISKIGIENFRNFKNKEVEFNDGVNVIIGHNNAGKSNLIKALALVLDFQGTKRLEIDDFNKNISLDELKANPPKISISIKINQSIDEDLNSDDLVTVGNWITKLDEPYEASLTYEFFLPEKEKADYLEAIIIATDLNMAWKIIKYDFIRLYIYKVWGGDTTTQTIADSESLQKFDFQFLDAIRDVERDMLTGKNTLLRSVLDFFMDYEIKSDMDKSEVDKKLEIKKKKQDFTDSAETLIFDLQERMKEGKERILSYAKDTGASFNKANVNFEGSVSDVEMFSTLKLIVEYESGIKIPATHNGLGYNNLIFMSLLLSKMQVNSDGKYLGSNAKVFPILAIEEPEAHLHPAMQYQFLRFLKKNKTEKKVRQIFVTTHSTHITSSVSLDEMICLHNEVGEITVGYPGKVFLSNEKSKRYVQRFLDVTKSDMLFAQKIILVEGLAEQLLLSIFAKYLDESLEEKHVAVINVGGRYFDHFLHMFDSSKSNTINKRISCLTDRDPVRKKKNGSNTNFKKCYPFEFACDDNTYEYQNNHSLDNYNPGTHPNIALFSQDVNNGTTFEYDLILNNPTLKLLITESMSNSTEIMKLMKLYEDREPLSKYLIELRKSDENNRIIDSINMNVNWTEDQKYKAIIATRYLNSVGKGENALELAYVLEENLLKKGTAEYKEFIVPDYIKKAIAWVCV; from the coding sequence ATGTACATATCAAAAATTGGAATAGAAAATTTTCGCAATTTTAAAAATAAGGAGGTAGAATTTAATGATGGAGTTAATGTAATTATCGGACATAATAATGCAGGCAAATCAAATCTGATTAAAGCATTAGCCTTGGTACTAGATTTTCAAGGAACTAAGAGATTAGAGATAGATGATTTTAATAAAAATATCTCCCTAGACGAATTAAAAGCCAATCCACCCAAAATAAGTATATCTATTAAAATAAATCAAAGTATTGATGAAGACCTGAATTCTGATGACTTAGTAACTGTAGGGAATTGGATTACTAAGCTAGATGAACCATATGAAGCATCACTAACATATGAATTTTTTCTTCCTGAAAAAGAGAAAGCCGATTATTTAGAAGCAATTATAATTGCTACAGATTTAAATATGGCTTGGAAAATAATAAAATACGACTTTATAAGGCTATATATATATAAAGTGTGGGGTGGAGATACAACAACTCAAACTATTGCGGATAGCGAATCATTGCAAAAATTCGATTTTCAATTTTTAGATGCAATTCGTGATGTTGAAAGGGATATGCTTACTGGGAAAAATACGCTTCTAAGGAGTGTATTAGACTTTTTTATGGATTATGAAATAAAGTCTGATATGGATAAGTCGGAAGTAGATAAAAAATTAGAAATTAAAAAGAAAAAGCAGGATTTTACTGATAGTGCAGAGACTTTAATATTTGACCTTCAGGAAAGAATGAAGGAAGGTAAGGAACGAATCCTGTCATATGCAAAAGATACAGGGGCATCTTTTAATAAAGCGAATGTTAATTTTGAAGGAAGTGTTTCAGATGTTGAAATGTTTTCGACACTAAAATTAATTGTTGAGTATGAATCTGGTATTAAAATACCTGCGACACATAATGGACTCGGATACAACAACTTGATCTTTATGTCATTACTTTTGTCGAAGATGCAAGTAAATTCAGATGGGAAATATTTGGGAAGTAACGCTAAAGTTTTCCCTATATTGGCAATTGAAGAACCTGAAGCACATCTACACCCTGCAATGCAATATCAGTTTTTGAGATTTTTAAAAAAGAACAAAACAGAAAAAAAGGTGAGGCAGATTTTTGTTACTACTCACTCAACTCATATAACGTCATCTGTATCTCTGGATGAGATGATCTGTTTGCACAATGAAGTAGGGGAAATAACTGTAGGATATCCCGGTAAAGTATTTTTGTCAAATGAGAAAAGTAAAAGATATGTTCAACGGTTTTTAGACGTAACCAAATCGGATATGCTTTTTGCTCAAAAAATAATTTTGGTCGAGGGGTTAGCTGAACAGTTACTCTTATCAATTTTCGCAAAGTATTTAGATGAATCATTAGAAGAAAAACATGTAGCGGTGATAAATGTGGGAGGACGGTATTTTGATCACTTTTTACATATGTTTGACAGCTCTAAATCGAATACTATAAATAAAAGGATATCCTGTTTAACGGATAGAGATCCTGTAAGAAAGAAAAAAAATGGTTCTAATACTAATTTTAAAAAATGTTATCCGTTTGAATTTGCTTGCGATGATAATACCTATGAATATCAAAACAACCATAGCTTAGATAACTATAACCCTGGTACACATCCTAATATTGCTTTATTTAGTCAAGATGTTAATAACGGAACAACATTTGAGTACGATTTAATTTTAAACAATCCAACGCTTAAATTATTGATAACAGAGTCAATGTCAAATTCAACTGAAATTATGAAACTAATGAAATTATATGAAGATAGAGAACCATTATCAAAATACTTGATAGAACTAAGAAAAAGCGATGAAAATAACCGAATCATCGATAGTATAAATATGAATGTAAATTGGACTGAAGATCAAAAATACAAAGCAATTATAGCTACTCGTTATCTTAATTCTGTCGGGAAAGGTGAAAATGCGTTGGAATTAGCTTATGTATTAGAAGAAAACCTTTTAAAAAAAGGAACTGCTGAATATAAAGAGTTCATTGTCCCAGATTATATTAAAAAGGCTATTGCATGGGTCTGCGTATGA